The nucleotide sequence CGCGCCGGAACTCCGCCGGATTGATCAGTGAGCTCAGCGATCCCTCCAGGTAGAACGTCTCGTTCTCGAATCCTTGGAACAGCTTGCCGTTCACGTACGCCTCCAGGGCGTACTTGGCATGGCGGGCTTCCAGGTTGGGAATGGCCGGAGCGCGATCCTTGGCCGCCCCGTCGCTGCCGCCTCCTTCGATGATGGACCGGAAGACGGCGGCGACGTCCCAGCCGGCGGAGCGCATAAGGGAGAGAAGGTGGGATGTGAAGGTCTTGGACGCCGACTTCACTTGCTCCATGTACGCCTCGAACAGCTCCGGCGAGGGCGTGCCGGGCGCCCCTGCTCAAAATGCCCTTTCATTAGACGATGAAATGCGCAAATGAAGCGTTCTCGGAGCACGTCTTGATTGTATCAGAAACAGATGAAGGTAGGTAGTCTATTACTACTGACCGAGGACGGTGATGCGTCCGACCCTCTTGCCGGAATGGAGCCGTCCTTTCCTTCCCAACCCACCGAGCGTGGCGCTCCGCAACTTCTCGTTGAGGCTGTCCACCTCCGCATTCTTCGCGCTCAGTTGTCTTTTCAGATCTTCGATCGTCGCCTCGTACGGAGCTACTGCATCCCTCAACGGCGCCGCCGGTGGGCCGGCGGAAGAGGGGCTGAAGCAGCCCCGCCGGAACCGATCCCTCAGCCTCCCCAGCTTCCGTAGCTCCGCCACCACTACCGCATCCGCCACCCGTAGCTTGTCCGGGTCCCACGGGCTGTGCGCCTCCTGAACGCCCACGTACGCTCGCTTCACCGCGGAGGCCGCGTCGAACACCTCGTCGATGAAGCTCTCCATCTCCCTGATCTTGCCCTTGTGAGAAGCCCCAGGGGTCGCGGACGCGCTGTGACCTTCCTCATCCCAGATCCCAACACccttctcctccttctcctcctcctcgaagTCACCGTCTTCGAACGCGTGACCTCCGGGAAGATGATGGCTGAGAGGGGAGGAGGCGGCTCGCTGAAGCAGATGACCGATGGTTATGACCTTGTTCGCCATGTCCCTTCTCCCTCCTCTGACAGGCCTCCTGGGTCTACCTGCTGCAGCATCGACAATAATAATAACCACAAAGCTAAGAGACTACGACAA is from Musa acuminata AAA Group cultivar baxijiao chromosome BXJ1-6, Cavendish_Baxijiao_AAA, whole genome shotgun sequence and encodes:
- the LOC103987859 gene encoding protein GRAVITROPIC IN THE LIGHT 1 gives rise to the protein MANKVITIGHLLQRAASSPLSHHLPGGHAFEDGDFEEEEKEEKGVGIWDEEGHSASATPGASHKGKIREMESFIDEVFDAASAVKRAYVGVQEAHSPWDPDKLRVADAVVVAELRKLGRLRDRFRRGCFSPSSAGPPAAPLRDAVAPYEATIEDLKRQLSAKNAEVDSLNEKLRSATLGGLGRKGRLHSGKRVGRITVLGAPGTPSPELFEAYMEQVKSASKTFTSHLLSLMRSAGWDVAAVFRSIIEGGGSDGAAKDRAPAIPNLEARHAKYALEAYVNGKLFQGFENETFYLEGSLSSLINPAEFRRDCFTQFQDMRGMEPEQLLGILPGCPFGRFAASKYLAVVHDKMGESLFDGGSEQRQQVLAGAHPRTAFYGEFLRLAKAVWLLHLLAFALDPAPAHFEASRGAEFHPNYMESVARFTGGRVPPASVVDFPVGRGFRLGNGSVVRARVYLTPRAQPQ